Proteins found in one Scomber scombrus chromosome 15, fScoSco1.1, whole genome shotgun sequence genomic segment:
- the pmchl gene encoding pro-melanin-concentrating hormone, like, with the protein MRQSLMSVIFAAALLFECYALSVALPMGKTEDTSLEQDTFTSLLSEEGTENSFLNADLAAAGKTRGPRVIVVANPSLWRDLRVLHNGLSLKRRAEDNNQLIDHREAGQDLSIPILRRDTMRCMVGRVYRPCWEV; encoded by the coding sequence ATGAGGCAGTCACTCATGTCTGTCATCTTTGCTGCAGCACTCTTATTTGAGTGCTATGCGCTGTCAGTGGCGTTGCCCATGGGCAAGACTGAAGACACCTCCCTGGAGCAAGATACTTTCACTTCACTGCTGAGTGAAGAAGGGACAGAAAACAGCTTCCTCAATGCAGATCTGGCCGCTGCAGGCAAAACCAGAGGACCGAGGGTCATCGTCGTTGCCAATCCGAGTCTGTGGAGGGACCTGCGGGTGCTGCACAACGGACTCTCCCTAAAGCGCAGAGCTGAAGACAACAACCAGCTCATCGATCACAGAGAGGCCGGCCAGGACCTGAGCATCCCCATCCTGAGGAGGGACACCATGAGGTGCATGGTGGGACGAGTGTACCGGCCATGCTGGGAAGTCTAG